One region of Bubalus kerabau isolate K-KA32 ecotype Philippines breed swamp buffalo chromosome 6, PCC_UOA_SB_1v2, whole genome shotgun sequence genomic DNA includes:
- the LOC129655260 gene encoding UMP-CMP kinase-like, with protein sequence MLSRCGRRLLHVLGLSFPLLTGRPLFLFPHRFMKPQVVFVLGGPGAGKGTQCARIVEKYGYIHLSAGELLRDERKNPDSQYGELTEKYIKDGKIVPVEITIGLLRREMDQTMAANAQKNKFLIDGFPRNQDNLQGWNKTMDGKADISFVLFFDCNNEICIEQCLERGKSSGRSDDNRGSLEKRIQTYLQSTKPIIDLYEEMGKVRKIDASKSVDEVFDEVVKIFDKEG encoded by the coding sequence ATGCTTAGCCGCTGCGGCCGCCGGCTGCTGCACGTCCTAGGCCTTAGCTTTCCGCTGCTGACCGGCCGGCCACTTTTCCTCTTCCCGCATCGCTTCATGAAGCCGCAGGTCGTGTTCGTTCTCGGCGGTCCCGGCGCCGGCAAGGGGACCCAGTGTGCTCGCATCGTTGAGAAATATGGCTACATACACCTTTCTGCAGGAGAACTTCTCCGTGATGAAAGGAAAAACCCAGATTCACAGTATGGTGAACTCACTGAAAAGTACATTAAAGATGGAAAGATTGTGCCAGTTGAGATAACCATCGGTTTGTTAAGGAGGGAAATGGATCAGACAATGGCAGCAAATGCTCAGAAGAATAAATTCTTGATTGATGGGTTTCCAAGAAATCAGGACAACCTTCAAGGCTGGAATAAGACCATGGATGGGAAAGCTGAtatatcttttgttttgttttttgactgtaATAATGAGATCTGTATTGAACAATGTCTTGAGAGGGGAAAGAGTAGCGGTAGAAGTGATGACAACAGAGGGAGCTTGGAAAAGAGAATTCAAACCTATCTTCAGTCAACAAAGCCAATTATTGACTTGTATGAAGAAATGGGGAAAGTCAGGAAAATAGATGCTTCTAAATCTGTTGATGAAGTTTTTGATGAAGTTGTGaagatttttgacaaagaaggctaA